Proteins found in one Lycium ferocissimum isolate CSIRO_LF1 chromosome 6, AGI_CSIRO_Lferr_CH_V1, whole genome shotgun sequence genomic segment:
- the LOC132059469 gene encoding pollen-specific protein C13-like, with the protein MARLVAFVVLCLLSVSLATATFVGNPFLVKGKTYCDTCRCGFETPATKYLAGSKVRVECRHRDSNKITYSVDGVTNSQGEYNILVNRDCGNDVCDVVLVESADKKCGVPNAGRDRARVVLTRNNGMISDVRYANNMGFLSNEPLSACTQILQQYALTEDQY; encoded by the exons ATGGCAAGATTGGTTGCATTTGTTGTTCTTTGTTTACTATCTGTTTCTTTGGCAACTGCCACTTTTGTTGGGAACCCTTTCCTTGTTAAGGGTAAAACATATTGTGACACTTGTCGATGTGGCTTTGAAACCCCTGCTACCAAGTACCTTGCTG GATCTAAGGTTAGAGTTGAGTGCAGACACAGGGACAGCAACAAAATCACATACTCAGTTGATGGTGTGACCAACTCACAGGGTGAATACAACATCCTTGTGAACCGTGACTGTGGCAATGATGTCTGCGACGTTGTCCTCGTTGAGAGCGCAGATAAAAAATGTGGGGTCCCCAACGCTGGTCGTGACCGTGCCCGTGTCGTCCTCACCCGCAACAATGGCATGATCTCTGACGTTCGTTATGCTAACAACATGGGTTTCCTCTCCAACGAACCTCTTTCTGCTTGCACTCAGATCCTCCAGCAATACGCATTGACTGAGGATCAATATTGA